GGAACGCCAACAGCAGCAACATTTCGGTTCTAAAAAATCTGGGGAACGGGACCTTCGCTCCCAGAACCGATTATGCCAGCGGCTCCGAGCCCCTTTCCATCGCCGCCGCCGACCTGGACGCCGACGGGGATTTTGATCTGGTCTCGGCCAACGAGGGGTACAACTCCATTTCGGTTTTGAAAAACAACGGAAACGGCACGTTTGCGCCGAACGTCGATTATCCCGCCGAGGTTTTTCCCCACGCCCTTACTGCCGCTGATTTGAACGGGGACGGCCGCCCCGATGTGGCGGCGGCCAACTGGTTTTCGGGTTCCCTTTCGGTGTTTTTAAACCGGGGGGACGGGAGTTTCCATCCGCACGAAGTTTTTGCCGCCGACAGCGTCCCTTATTCGGTCTTCGCCGCCGATCTGGACGGCGACTCCGATTTGGATTTGGCCACCGCGGGGCAGGGGAGCAAAACGGTTTCGGTCCTGCGCAATTTGACCCACACGGAAAACTGCCCGTCCCGTCCCGGGGACTTGAGCGCCGACGGGCAGCTTACCTTCGCCGATTTAATTCTGCTTTTAAACTGCGCGTTCCACCGGAAAGGAGTCTGCCCCGGCTGCGTGGTCGATTTGACCTGCGACGGGACGCTTTCCCCGGGGGATGTGGCCGCCTTGCTTACGGCCATTTTTCTGGGACAGCAGCCGGGATG
This DNA window, taken from Verrucomicrobiia bacterium, encodes the following:
- a CDS encoding VCBS repeat-containing protein; this translates as MRPQAFLSAVFIWLLAAPVWGELFAPREPHRVGGNPFSVAAADLDQDGDCDLVLAGGLFVSVLKNNGDGSFAPKADFGAGTNPVFIVAADLDQDGDLDLAAADYINTAVLVFKNNGDGTFESLFRYATNGNPFSVFAGDLDGDGDLDLAAANFSTSTVSVFKNLGNGVFGSRADYTTGDHPYCVVAADLDGDTDLDLAVGNANSSNISVLKNLGNGTFAPRTDYASGSEPLSIAAADLDADGDFDLVSANEGYNSISVLKNNGNGTFAPNVDYPAEVFPHALTAADLNGDGRPDVAAANWFSGSLSVFLNRGDGSFHPHEVFAADSVPYSVFAADLDGDSDLDLATAGQGSKTVSVLRNLTHTENCPSRPGDLSADGQLTFADLILLLNCAFHRKGVCPGCVVDLTCDGTLSPGDVAALLTAIFLGQQPGC